In the Pseudoclavibacter endophyticus genome, CGGGATGCTCCGGGTCGGCGTGCAACCGCCGTACGCGCAGGGTCGAGCCCGCCGGGGTGAACCACACCGGCGAGTCGGCGGTCGTCGCCGGCAGCCCGTAGCCGCGCCGCCACGCCGTCGTCGCGCCGCGGAGCTCGCGGACGATGGCACGGCCCGCGCGCCGGCGCCACACGACCGCGTTGTCGTCGGCGCCCTCGAGCAGTCCGCGCTCGAGCTGCATCGTGAGCGTCATGGCGGCGATACGGTCACGGCCGAGCGAAGGGGGTCCGGATGCCCCGATGGCGTCGCCCACGAAGACCTGATCGGCACCATTCGTCGCCGACGGGGTCGAGACGATGAGGCCGATCCCGTCGGGCGAGCCGGCGTGCAGGGGGATGACGCGCACGCGCGATGCGCCGAGGGAGAGTTCGCCGCCGACGGGGGCCACGGCGTCGATCGACGCGCCGAGCGGGGCGTCGACCGGACCGCCGTCGGGGGCGCCGGCGAACACGGGCGCGGCGAGCCGGCGGCGCACGCGTCCGAGGGTGGCGCACGCGCGTTCGTCGCGCCGCGTGATGACGATTCGCGCGACCCGCGGCTCGGGTGTTCCCTCGTCCTGCGCGCGTTCCTGCGCGTCGTAGACGAGCTCGAGCACGCGGGCTCGGTCGCCGGCAGGATCGATCAGCATCGCCTCGCCGGTCGCGCGATCAACCACGAGGTAGGTGCGCGGCTCGTCGCCGTCGTGTTCCGCCGGCTCGACGACCACGCCGAACACATCGAGGGCTGCCGTGCGCTCGTGCGTGATGTCGAGGGGAGGGAGCCCCCTGGCTCGCCGGTCCGGCTGCCGCGCTGGGTCCACTCTCGGCGTCGCCGGCTCGGTCGCTGTGACCCGCTCGCTGCCTGCCATGCGCATCCCCCTTCGCACACCGGACGACGAGGCCGTCGAACTCCGGCCGCGCCATGCGGGGCGCACCGTAGCGGGTCGGAGTGACGCGCGGGAGACCGCGACGCCCGTGCGCGGTCGCGGGGACCGTGCGGATGCGGGGCGGGGCGCTCGCTACCAGCCGCGCTCGCGCCACTCTGGGACGCGCGGGCGCTCGGCACCGAGCGTCGTGCCGGCCCCGTGCCCCGGATAGACGACCGTCGCGTCCGGGTAGACGTCGAAGATGCGGTGCTCGACGTCGTCGATGAGCCTCGCGAAGTCCTCGGCCCTCCCGAAGGTGTTCCCGACACCGCCGGGGAAGAGCGAGTCGCCGGTGAAGAGGCGGGGCGTCTCGGGGTCGGTGGTGAGGGCGAGCGCGACTGAGCCCGGAGTGTGGCCGCGGAGGTGCACGACATCGAGCGAGACCTGGCCGAGGCCGATGGTGTCGCCGTCGTGCAGTCGCCGGTCAGCCTCGACGGGGAGCTCCGGCGCGTCATCGGCCCCGGCCGAGATCGTGGCGCCCGTCTCGGCGGCGAACGCCTCGAGGGCACGGTGGTGATCCCAGTGCTGGTGCGTCGTGACGATGTGCTCGACGCGGGGCGAGGGCGTCCCGCGCGCGCCGGCGCGTTCGGCGGCGCGCGACACGAGCTCGCCGATGAGCTCGGCGTGGTCGGCCGCGTCGATGAGCAGGGCCGCTCCCGACGCGACCTCGACGAGCAGGTAGGCGATGTTGTTCTCGTCCGAGACGCTTGCGAAGCTCACTTCGACGGCACCGGCGTCGTCGACGGTGACCTCGAGGTCTGCGGGGGAGGCGGCAACCGGACTCATGCCGCCACGGTACCGATCGGCTCCTGCGCTGTCGATGATGGTTCCGGCCGACGACGAGGACGCGCACCTTTACCGGAGATTCCCAGGGAACGCAAGCACACCGCTGGACTTTTGCATACGCCGTCCCTACACTGGTTCTTTGCGCTTCGTCTCTCCTTGCCTTCATATTGCGGTCGGCACGGCAGTCGCCCTCGGTGGTCCACTCTGCACGTCATGTCGTCGTGCGGGTGCGCGGCCCTCGCCGGGGCGATTCGTCATGAGCGAGGCCCCTGCCACCTACCGATGACACGAACGGGCTGCGCGCCATGCGACGCGAGTCCGCGGAGGAACACTCTTGGCTGCTGCGCGCAACGCATCGTCTACCCCCGCAACCGGCAGGAACGCTCACCGGCGTTCCTTTGCCAAGATCAGCGACACGCTTGAGGTGCCTGATCTGCTGGCACTGCAAAGCCATTCGTTCCAGTGGCTCGTCGGTACCGACGAGTGGCGCGCGAATGCGACGCCGGCCGAAGGCGACACCGTCGCCCCCTCGGGCCTCGAGGAGATCTTCGAGGAGATCTCGCCGATCGAGGACCTGAACGAGACGATGCAACTCAGCTTCGCGAACCCCTACCTCGAGCCCGAGAAGTACTCGATCGACGAGTGCAAGGAGCGCGGCAAGACCTACTCGGCCCCGCTCTACGTCGAGGCCGAGTTCATGAACCACAACACTGGCGAGATCAAGACGCAGACGGTCTTCATGGGCGACTTCCCGCTCATGACCGACAAGAGCACCTTCATCATCAACGGCACCGAGCGCGTCGTCGTGTCGCAGCTCGTGCGTTCGCCCGGCGTGTACTTCGAGCGCACGACCGAGAAGACGAGCGACAAGGACATCTTCTCGGCGCGCATCATCCCGTCGCGCGGCGCGTGGCTCGAGTTCGAGGTCGACAAGCGCGACCAGGTGGCCGTGCGCATCGACCGCAAGCGCAAGCAATCGGTCACGGTGTTCCTCAAGGCCATCGGTCTGACGAACGATGACATCCGTGAGCAGTTCGCCGGCTACGAGTCGATCGAGATGACGCTCGAGAAGGACGACATCGTCTCGAAGGAAGACGCGCTCAAGGACATCTACCGGAAGCTTCGGCCGGGTGAGCAGGTCGCCACCGAGGCGGCTCGCGCCCTTCTCGACAACTTCTACTTCTCCGACAAGCGCTACGACCTGGCCAAGGTCGGCCGCTACAAGATCAACCGCAAACTCGGCCTCGACGCGCCCATGTCGACGTCGGTGCTCTCGGTTGAGGACATCGTCGCGACGATCAAGTACCTCGTCGCCCTCCACGCGGGCGACGCGACGCTGCCCGGCGTGCGCAAGGGCCAGCCGATCGACGTGCGCCTCGACGTCGACGACATCGACCACTTCGGCAACCGCCGCATCCGCGCCGTCGGCGAACTGATCCAGAACCAGGTGCGCACGGGGCTCAGCCGTATGGAGCGCGTGGTGCGTGAGCGCATGACGACGCAGGACGTCGAGGCGATCACGCCGCAGACGCTCATCAACGTGCGCCCGGTCGTGGCGGCGATCAAGGAGTTCTTCGGAACCTCGCAGCAGTCGCAGTTCATGGACCAGAACAACCCGCTCGCGGGCCTCACGCACAAGCGCCGGCTCTCGGCGCTGGGCCCCGGTGGTCTCTCGCGCGAGCGTGCCGGCGTCGAGGTGCGCGACGTACACCCGTCGCACTACGGCCGCATGTGCCCCATCGAGACGCCGGAAGGCCCGAACATCGGCCTCATCGGCTCGCTCGCGTCGTTCGCGCGCATCAACTCGTTCGGCTTCATCGAGACGCCGTACCGCCGCGTCGACAACGGCAAGGTGCTCGCCGAGATCGACTACCTCACGGCCTCCGAGGAAGACGAATTCGTCGTCGCACAGGCGAACGCCCCGCTCGACAGCGAGGGCCGCTTCGCCGACGAGCTCGTGCTCGTGCGTCGCAAGGGCGGCGAGGTCGAACTCGTGCCCAACCACGAGGTCGACTACATGGACGTCTCGCCGCGCCAGATGGTGTCGGTCGGCACCTCCCTCATCCCGTTCCTCGAGCACGACGACGCGAACCGCGCTCTCATGGGCGCGAACATGCAGCGTCAGGCCGTGCCGCTGCTGCGCAGCGAGTCGCCGCTCGTCGGCACCGGCATGGAGGGCTACGCCGCGATCGACGCGGGCGACGTCATCACGGCGTCGGCGCCAGGCGTCGTCGAGTCGGTGTCGTCGAGCCAGGTCGTCGTGCAGCTCGACGAGGGGGGCACGCAGCCCTACTTCCTCCGCAAGTTCGATCGCTCGAACCACGGCACCTGCTACAACCACCGCGTCATCGTCTCGGTCGGCGACCGAGTCGAGGCCGGCGAGGTCATCGCCGACGGCCCGTCGACCGAGAACGGTGAGCTCGCGCTCGGCAAGAACCTGCTCGTCGGGTTCATGCCGTGGGAGGGCCACAACTTTGAGGACGCGATCATCCTCAGCCAGAACCTCGTGAAGAACGACACGCTCTCCTCGATCCACATCGAGGAGTACGAGGTGGATGCTCGCGACACGAAGCTCGGAAAGGAAGAGATCACGCGCGACCTGCCGAACGTCTCTCCCGAGCTGCTCAAGGACCTCGACGAGCGCGGCATCATCCGTGTGGGCGCCGAGGTACAGCCGGGCGACATCCTCGTCGGCAAGGTCACGCCGAAGGGCGAGACCGA is a window encoding:
- a CDS encoding MBL fold metallo-hydrolase: MSPVAASPADLEVTVDDAGAVEVSFASVSDENNIAYLLVEVASGAALLIDAADHAELIGELVSRAAERAGARGTPSPRVEHIVTTHQHWDHHRALEAFAAETGATISAGADDAPELPVEADRRLHDGDTIGLGQVSLDVVHLRGHTPGSVALALTTDPETPRLFTGDSLFPGGVGNTFGRAEDFARLIDDVEHRIFDVYPDATVVYPGHGAGTTLGAERPRVPEWRERGW
- the rpoB gene encoding DNA-directed RNA polymerase subunit beta; its protein translation is MAAARNASSTPATGRNAHRRSFAKISDTLEVPDLLALQSHSFQWLVGTDEWRANATPAEGDTVAPSGLEEIFEEISPIEDLNETMQLSFANPYLEPEKYSIDECKERGKTYSAPLYVEAEFMNHNTGEIKTQTVFMGDFPLMTDKSTFIINGTERVVVSQLVRSPGVYFERTTEKTSDKDIFSARIIPSRGAWLEFEVDKRDQVAVRIDRKRKQSVTVFLKAIGLTNDDIREQFAGYESIEMTLEKDDIVSKEDALKDIYRKLRPGEQVATEAARALLDNFYFSDKRYDLAKVGRYKINRKLGLDAPMSTSVLSVEDIVATIKYLVALHAGDATLPGVRKGQPIDVRLDVDDIDHFGNRRIRAVGELIQNQVRTGLSRMERVVRERMTTQDVEAITPQTLINVRPVVAAIKEFFGTSQQSQFMDQNNPLAGLTHKRRLSALGPGGLSRERAGVEVRDVHPSHYGRMCPIETPEGPNIGLIGSLASFARINSFGFIETPYRRVDNGKVLAEIDYLTASEEDEFVVAQANAPLDSEGRFADELVLVRRKGGEVELVPNHEVDYMDVSPRQMVSVGTSLIPFLEHDDANRALMGANMQRQAVPLLRSESPLVGTGMEGYAAIDAGDVITASAPGVVESVSSSQVVVQLDEGGTQPYFLRKFDRSNHGTCYNHRVIVSVGDRVEAGEVIADGPSTENGELALGKNLLVGFMPWEGHNFEDAIILSQNLVKNDTLSSIHIEEYEVDARDTKLGKEEITRDLPNVSPELLKDLDERGIIRVGAEVQPGDILVGKVTPKGETELSAEERLLRAIFNEKSREVRDTSLKVPHGEAGTIIAVKMFDAEDGDDELGSGVNQRVVVFIAQKRKITEGDKLAGRHGNKGVIAKILPEEDMPFLEDGTPLDIILNPLGIPKRMNFGQVLETHLGWVAKNGWTIEGEPEWAGQLHEDMHDVEPGAKLATPVFDGASEVELEGLLESTRPTRDGERLIGRDGKARLFDGRSGEPFPEPIAVGYMYILKLHHLVDDKIHARSTGPYSMITQQPLGGKAQFGGQRFGEMEVWALEAYGAAYTLQELLTIKSDDIVGRVKAYESIVKGENIQEPGIPESFKVLMKEMQSLCLNVEVLAADGQTVSLRDTDDEAYRAAEELGINISSRFESSSVDEI
- a CDS encoding fused MFS/spermidine synthase, whose product is MAGSERVTATEPATPRVDPARQPDRRARGLPPLDITHERTAALDVFGVVVEPAEHDGDEPRTYLVVDRATGEAMLIDPAGDRARVLELVYDAQERAQDEGTPEPRVARIVITRRDERACATLGRVRRRLAAPVFAGAPDGGPVDAPLGASIDAVAPVGGELSLGASRVRVIPLHAGSPDGIGLIVSTPSATNGADQVFVGDAIGASGPPSLGRDRIAAMTLTMQLERGLLEGADDNAVVWRRRAGRAIVRELRGATTAWRRGYGLPATTADSPVWFTPAGSTLRVRRLHADPEHPDHRFVMFMIGSTVHGLIDPDDPFAFSPAFGVFPPIAAFLGLGPGDRSRSRRRAGDGAVRALHLGAGALVVPRMIHAALPGSTHVVVDIEPIVVDFVREHLTLPPGIALTVIGDDARAAIERFANEDASAFDVIVVDVFDRLTVPRSISSVEAFRVLRRVLAPSGTAIVNLPADPGSEAARVVVAAMLRVFPHVALAGPARVVDDLAAGNVIAAAAETAIDLDDVNRRLAADATPHVTLAGDDLRSWLGDSATRALHDA